The following proteins come from a genomic window of Phacochoerus africanus isolate WHEZ1 chromosome 9, ROS_Pafr_v1, whole genome shotgun sequence:
- the GLRX5 gene encoding glutaredoxin-related protein 5, mitochondrial, with protein sequence MSASLGRAAAAALLRWGRGVGGGLWVPGVRAASSGGSGSAEHLDTLVKKDKVVVFLKGTPEQPQCGFSNAVVQILRLHGVRDYAAYNVLDDPQLRQGIKDYSNWPTIPQVYLNGEFVGGCDILLQMHQNGDLVEELKKLGIRSALLDEKTDQDSK encoded by the exons ATGAGCGCGTCCCTgggccgggcggcggcggcggctctgCTCCGCTGGGGGCGCGGCGTAGGCGGTGGTCTGTGGGTCCCGGGCGTGCGGGCGGCGAGCTCGGGCGGGAGCGGCTCAGCGGAGCATCTGGACACGCTGGTGAAGAAGGACAAGGTGGTGGTCTTCCTCAAGGGGACGCCAGAGCAGCCCCAGTGTGGCTTCAGCAACGCCGTGGTGCAGATCCTGCGGCTGCACGGCGTCCGCGACTACGCGGCCTACAACGTGCTGGACGACCCCCAGCTCCGGCAAG GCATTAAAGACTATTCCAACTGGCCCACCATCCCGCAAGTGTACCTCAACGGCGAGTTCGTGGGGGGCTGTGACATTCTTCTGCAGATGCACCAGAACGGGGACCTGGTGGAAGAGCTGAAAAAGCTGGGGATCCGCTCCGCCCTTTTAGATGAAAAGACAGACCAAGACTCGAAGTGA